A region of the Amycolatopsis sp. cg13 genome:
GCCCACCTTCGCGCCGGGGTTGATCAGCCACGACTGGTAGTCCGGCGTGAACATCCGGTACGGCCCGGCAGGCGGCACCTCGCTTGCGCGGTCCAGGGTGTCGCGCAGGTCGGCGGGCAGGGTGAAGTCGAGCGCGTGCAGCGTCGCGTCCAACTGGTCCGCGCTGCTCGCCCCGACAATCGCCGACGCGATGCCCGGCTGCGTCGCGACCCAGTTGATCGCGACCTGCGCCATCGTCACGTTCAGCTCGTCGGCGACCGTCTCGAGCGTCTTCAGCAGTTCCCACTGCTGTGGGGTCCAGGTCCCAGCAGCACCCGTCAACCGTCCGTCGCCGCTCAGGCCAGCCGACGAACTGCGGTATTTGCCGCTCAGAAACCCGCTTCCGAGCGGGCTCCACGCGGTGATTCCCAGTCCCAGCTCCTGGCCCGCCGGGACGTGCTCGGTCTCGATCGTCCGCTCGATCAGCGAATACGGCAGCTGAAGACTGATCATCGGCGGCAGCGAATGCGCGTCGGCGAGCGTCTGCGCGCGGCTCGCGTACCACGCTGGCACGTCGGACAGCCCGGCGTACCGGATCTTCCCTGCCCGCACCAGATCGTCGAACGTCCGCAGCACCTCCTCGACCGGCGTGATCCGGTCCCACGTGTGCAGCAGGAACAGGTCGAGATAGTCGGTGCCCAGCCGCCGCAGCGACGCCTCCACCGACCGGATCATGTGCTTGCGGCCGTTGCCGCCCGCGTTCGGATCGCCCGGGGCGACGCTGTTGGTGAACTTCGACGTCAGCACCAGCCGATCCCGCTCGCCCGTCTCGGCGATGAACTTTCCGAGCAGCCGCTCGCTCTCGCCCGCGGTGTAAAAGTCCGCGGTGTCGATGAAATTGCCGCCTTCCTCGACGTACTTGCGGAAGATCGGCCGCGCTTCCTCCTCGGATTTCCCGTAGGCCGCGTGAAATCCGTCAGTGCCGAAATTCATCGTCCCGAGCGCGAGCCTGCTGACCCGCAATCCGGACCGTCCGAGCAGGTAATACTGGTCAAGAGACATCGGGGTCATCGCTCCGTTCCCGAAAACACGCGCGGGCCGCGCCCGCCTGGCCCGGCCAGGGTGCCTCCGGAAAAATGGACCAGCAAGTCCAATCTCCTGGGAGCCGCCGCGGGGCGAAGAGCCGCTCGAATGTCCGTGAGGGGAACCCTGAGGGACTCTGATTCCGTCAGGGTTCCCCTCATGGACACCAGCGGGAGCGGAGGAAGCTGCGCGGTCCGGCCGGTGTTCCGCGACGTCGCGCACCACGGCTGCTGAGCGAACCTCACCGGGACGTACGCTGCAAGACATGCCGTCGAACATGATCAGCCTCCGCGGTGTGCGCACGCACAACCTCGCCGACGTGGACGTCGACATTCCGAAGCACCAGCTCGTCGCGGTCACCGGCGTATCGGGGTCTGGCAAGTCGTCGCTGGCGTTCGCGACGCTGGCCGCCGAGTCGCGGCGGCAGCTGTACTCGACGATGCCCGCGTTCGTCCGGACCAAACTGC
Encoded here:
- a CDS encoding aldo/keto reductase, coding for MSLDQYYLLGRSGLRVSRLALGTMNFGTDGFHAAYGKSEEEARPIFRKYVEEGGNFIDTADFYTAGESERLLGKFIAETGERDRLVLTSKFTNSVAPGDPNAGGNGRKHMIRSVEASLRRLGTDYLDLFLLHTWDRITPVEEVLRTFDDLVRAGKIRYAGLSDVPAWYASRAQTLADAHSLPPMISLQLPYSLIERTIETEHVPAGQELGLGITAWSPLGSGFLSGKYRSSSAGLSGDGRLTGAAGTWTPQQWELLKTLETVADELNVTMAQVAINWVATQPGIASAIVGASSADQLDATLHALDFTLPADLRDTLDRASEVPPAGPYRMFTPDYQSWLINPGAKVGDKPEGYRPTVRNWVPAEQP